In one window of Metasolibacillus fluoroglycofenilyticus DNA:
- a CDS encoding late competence development ComFB family protein: protein MTQPFLMNVTEEIVRGLVRFLLYGVEYQTFCHCERCEMNIVAEALNNLPPHYVTSNVARAEAFNVLNTPQNIETINKEIIRAIYEVGQDFNHNK, encoded by the coding sequence ATGACACAACCATTTTTAATGAATGTTACTGAAGAAATTGTCCGTGGACTCGTTCGATTTTTGCTTTATGGAGTAGAGTATCAAACGTTTTGTCATTGTGAACGATGTGAAATGAATATTGTTGCCGAAGCATTAAATAATTTACCACCGCACTATGTTACATCAAACGTAGCAAGAGCTGAAGCGTTCAACGTATTAAACACACCACAAAATATTGAGACGATTAATAAAGAAATTATCCGTGCGATTTATGAAGTTGGACAAGATTTTAATCACAACAAATGA